A genomic window from Lasioglossum baleicum chromosome 7, iyLasBale1, whole genome shotgun sequence includes:
- the LOC143210631 gene encoding uncharacterized protein LOC143210631: MDFHRNLMILVLAVLTFHTEKCLSVANPGILTFVTDFIQRNVVGLPVIHEKTEWSFDPEVGKQRRVRYEQENGRYGEIAIAKIGMGIGYEGPWGKPV; the protein is encoded by the exons ATGGATTTCCATCGAAATTTG ATGATTCTGGTGTTAGCGGTGCTGACGTTTCACACTGAGAAATGCCTATCAGTCGCCAATCCTGGAATTCTCACATTCGTAACTGATTTTATCCAACGAAACGTAGTTGGGTTGCCGGTGATCCACGAG AAAACCGAGTGGAGTTTTGATCCGGAGGTTGGGAAGCAGAGAAGAGTCAGATACGAGCAGGAAAATGGTCGTTATGGTGAAATTGCGATCGCAAAAATCGGCATGGGTATCGGTTACGAAGGACCTTGGGGAAAACCTGTATGA
- the LOC143210632 gene encoding uncharacterized protein LOC143210632, whose protein sequence is MARQAPWTTMILATVIIAFLLGFVAENEATIAQPKAPNFQYFERPKYRYPYYDENGRGKLLYGYGGPELYQYKTYSALEGIH, encoded by the exons ATGGCAAGACAGGCTCCT TGGACGACCATGATCCTTGCGACAGTGATTATCGCGTTTCTTCTGGGATTTGTTGCCGAGAACGAAGCAACGATAGCTCAGCCGAAAGCGCCCAATTTTCAATACTTTGAACG GCCCAAATATCGCTATCCATATTACGATGAAAATGGCAGAGGGAAATTGCTCTACGGCTACGGAGGGCCAGAACTTTACCAATACAAAACTTACAGTGCCCTTGAAGGAATTCATTAA
- the Spock gene encoding secretory pathway calcium atpase isoform X1 gives MKGSDEDAVLKELLTEGPQDPSPEMWLTTAEAASLGPEEVAARLHVDVRTGLWWQEADHRRQLAGFNEFSVKEEEPTWKKYVEQFKNPLILLLLGSAFVSICMRQFDDAVSITVAIIIVVTVAFVQEYRSEKSLEELNKLVPPTCHCLREGHLETFLARNLVPGDIVYLNIGDRVPADIRIFEAIDLAIDESSFTGETEPAQKSTAPLLKTNGLTTKKNIAFMGTLVRCGNGKGIVVNTGEKSEFGEVFSMMQAEEAPKTPLQRSMDILGTQLSFYSFCIIGIIMLLGWIQGKAILEMFTISVSLAVAAIPEGLPIVVTVTLALGVMRMAKRKAIVKKLPTVETLGCVNVICSDKTGTITKNEMTATILVTSEGYVADITGTGYNDKGEVRIRKCDNYDQARISINNMLEVGCVCNNAIIQDDTLLGQPTEGALIALSMKYGMYEATEKYVRLKEYPFSSEQKMMAVKCAPKYGEIKEEIFFVKGAIEKILPRCAKYSENGQVCFLNQEKDEAFLREAYEIGQQGLRVIGLARGTSLQDLVYVGLVGICDPPRPHVHESITTLINSGVKVKMVTGDAKETASAIATMIGLDTLHSRLMSGDEIDLMTEHQLEQCINNVSVFYRVTPKHKLCIVKALQREGNIVGMTGDGVNDGVALKKADIGIAMGKNGTDVCKEAADMILVDDDFATIIAAIEEGKGIFHNIRNFVRFQLSTSIAALSLIALATLMGIPNPLNAMQILWINIIMDGPPAQSLGVEPVDKDVLKQKPRNTKEPMITRHLIINVLLSATIIILGTLWVYNREMINGNTARDTTMTFTCFVFFDMFNALSCRSQTKSIFTIGLWSNKMFLVAVTLSVIGQMLVIYFPPLQRVFQTEALTAKDILFLVALTSSVFVISELKKFIERQLYRRRAGTQYYSKSEMDFV, from the exons ATGAAGGGAAGCGACGAGGATGCAGTGTTGAAAGAG CTCTTGACTGAg GGCCCGCAAGATCCAAGCCCAGAAATGTGGTTAACAACGGCGGAAGCTGCCAGTCTCGgccctgaagaagtggcagcGAGGTTACATGTCGATGTAAGAACGGGACTATGGTGGCAGGAAGCCGACCACCGGAGACAGTTAGCTGGATTTAATGAATTTAGTGTTAAAGAAGAAGAACCAACAtggaaaaaatatgttgaacag TTCAAGAATCCCTTAATTCTATTATTACTTGGTTCGGCTTTTGTTAGCATATGTATGAGGCAGTTCGACGACGCTGTCAGTATTACAGTG GCTATCATAATAGTAGTGACGGTTGCATTTGTACAAGAGTACCGTTCTGAAAAATCCTTAGAAGAATTAAACAAATTGGTGCCACCAACATGTCATTG CTTACGAGAAGGCCATTTAGAAACATTTCTCGCTCGCAATTTAGTTCCTGGCGATATAGTTTATTTAAATATCGGGGATAGAGTACCTGCAGATATCAGGATATTCGAAGCGATAGATTTAGCAATCGACGAAAGCAGTTTCACCGGAGAAACTGAACCAGCACAAAAGTCAACTGCTCCGCTACTCAAAACTAATGGGTtgacgacgaagaagaatatTGCATTTATGGGTACGCTGGTGCGTTGTGGAAATGGCAAA GGTATAGTAGTCAACACAGGCGAGAAGAGTGAGTTTGGAGAAGTCTTTTCGATGATGCAAGCCGAAGAAGCACCAAAAACACCTCTGCAGAGGAGCATGGACATTTTGGGCACTCAGTTATCCTTTTACTCATTTTGTATTATTGGTATCATTATGCTTCTTGGCTGGATCCAGGGCAAAGCAATTCTTGAAATGTTTACCATCAGCGTGAGTTTGGCAGTAGCAGCTATACCTGAAGGTTTACCCATCGTGGTAACTGTAACTTTAGCTCTGGGCGTTATGAGGATGGCCAAAAGAAAGGCTATCGTTAAAAAGTTACCAACAGTTGAGACACTTG GTTGCGTGAATGTGATATGTTCCGATAAAACTGGTACTATCACAAAGAACGAGATGACCGCAACAATCTTAGTAACTTCGGAAGGATACGTGGCTGATATTACTGGCACTGGCTACAACGATAAGGGAGAAGTTCGAATTCGAAAATGCGACAATTACGATCAAGCTCGTATTTCTATTAACAATATGCTAGAAGTCGGATGTGTCTGTAACAATGCCATAATACAGGACGACACTCTGCTTGGTCAACCAACGGAAGGTGCGTTGATAGCGTTATCAATGAAATATGGAATGTACGAAGCCACAGAGAAATATGTGCGCCTAAAGGAGTATCCTTTTTCTTCGGAGCAAAAAATGATGGCTGTGAAATGTGCACCGAAGTATGGAGAG ATTAaggaagaaatattttttgtaaaagGTGCTATAGAGAAGATCTTGCCTCGATGTGCCAAGTATTCTGAGAACGGACAAGTATGTTTTCTTAATCAGGAGAAAGATGAAGCGTTCTTAAGAGAAGCCTACGAGATTGGGCAACAAGGATTAAGAG TAATTGGTTTAGCGCGTGGTACATCATTGCAAGATCTCGTATATGTTGGTTTGGTGGGAATATGCGATCCACCCAGACCACACGTTCACGAGTCGATTACAACTCTGATTAACAGTGGCGTTAAAGTCAAAATGGTCACAGGGGATGCCAAAGAAACTGCATCTGCAATAG CTACCATGATCGGGCTAGACACACTTCACTCGCGACTAATGTCTGGAGACGAGATCGACTTAATGACTGAACACCAGCTGGAGCAATGTATCAACAATGTTAGCGTGTTTTATCGGGTCACGCCTAAGCACAAATTATGCATTGTGAAGGCCTTGCAAAGGGAGGGCAACATAGTGGGCATGACTGGTGATGGAGTGAATGATGGAGTTGCCTTAAAAAAGGCGGACATAGGCATAGCTATGGGTAAAAATGGTACCGACGTTTGCAAGGAAGCTGCAGACATGATTTTAGTGGATGATGATTTCGCAACTATcat CGCTGCGATCGAAGAAGGAAAAGGAATTTTTCACAACATAAGGAATTTTGTAAGATTCCAGTTAAGTACTAGTATAGCAGCTCTTTCATTAATTGCTCTTGCCACTCTGATGGGGATACCGAATCCTTTGAATGCAATGCAAATTCTTtggattaatattattatggATGGGCCACCTGCTCAAAG TCTTGGAGTCGAACCAGTCGATAAAGATGTACTGAAACAGAAGCCACGTAACACCAAGGAACCAATGATCACTCGACATCTCATCATCAATGTACTATTGTCAGCCACTATAATCATTCTTGGCACTTTGTGGGTTTATAATAGAGAG ATGATTAATGGAAATACCGCAAGAGATACGACCATGACATTCACTTGCTTCGTATTCTTCGATATGTTCAATGCTCTAAGTTGTAGATCACAG ACGAAGTCGATATTCACCATTGGATTATGGAGtaataaaatgtttttggtAGCCGTGACGTTGTCGGTTATAGGACAGATGTTAGTGATCTACTTCCCACCATTGCAACGAGTTTTCCAAACTGAGGCTCTTACGGCAAAAG ACATTTTGTTCCTGGTTGCGTTAACGTCGAGCGTGTTTGTGATCAGCGAGTTGAAGAAGTTTATAGAGAGACAGCTGTATAGACGACGAGCAGGTACACAATATTACAGTAAATCTGAGATGGATTTCGTATGA
- the Spock gene encoding secretory pathway calcium atpase isoform X2: MKGSDEDAVLKEGPQDPSPEMWLTTAEAASLGPEEVAARLHVDVRTGLWWQEADHRRQLAGFNEFSVKEEEPTWKKYVEQFKNPLILLLLGSAFVSICMRQFDDAVSITVAIIIVVTVAFVQEYRSEKSLEELNKLVPPTCHCLREGHLETFLARNLVPGDIVYLNIGDRVPADIRIFEAIDLAIDESSFTGETEPAQKSTAPLLKTNGLTTKKNIAFMGTLVRCGNGKGIVVNTGEKSEFGEVFSMMQAEEAPKTPLQRSMDILGTQLSFYSFCIIGIIMLLGWIQGKAILEMFTISVSLAVAAIPEGLPIVVTVTLALGVMRMAKRKAIVKKLPTVETLGCVNVICSDKTGTITKNEMTATILVTSEGYVADITGTGYNDKGEVRIRKCDNYDQARISINNMLEVGCVCNNAIIQDDTLLGQPTEGALIALSMKYGMYEATEKYVRLKEYPFSSEQKMMAVKCAPKYGEIKEEIFFVKGAIEKILPRCAKYSENGQVCFLNQEKDEAFLREAYEIGQQGLRVIGLARGTSLQDLVYVGLVGICDPPRPHVHESITTLINSGVKVKMVTGDAKETASAIATMIGLDTLHSRLMSGDEIDLMTEHQLEQCINNVSVFYRVTPKHKLCIVKALQREGNIVGMTGDGVNDGVALKKADIGIAMGKNGTDVCKEAADMILVDDDFATIIAAIEEGKGIFHNIRNFVRFQLSTSIAALSLIALATLMGIPNPLNAMQILWINIIMDGPPAQSLGVEPVDKDVLKQKPRNTKEPMITRHLIINVLLSATIIILGTLWVYNREMINGNTARDTTMTFTCFVFFDMFNALSCRSQTKSIFTIGLWSNKMFLVAVTLSVIGQMLVIYFPPLQRVFQTEALTAKDILFLVALTSSVFVISELKKFIERQLYRRRAGTQYYSKSEMDFV; this comes from the exons ATGAAGGGAAGCGACGAGGATGCAGTGTTGAAAGAG GGCCCGCAAGATCCAAGCCCAGAAATGTGGTTAACAACGGCGGAAGCTGCCAGTCTCGgccctgaagaagtggcagcGAGGTTACATGTCGATGTAAGAACGGGACTATGGTGGCAGGAAGCCGACCACCGGAGACAGTTAGCTGGATTTAATGAATTTAGTGTTAAAGAAGAAGAACCAACAtggaaaaaatatgttgaacag TTCAAGAATCCCTTAATTCTATTATTACTTGGTTCGGCTTTTGTTAGCATATGTATGAGGCAGTTCGACGACGCTGTCAGTATTACAGTG GCTATCATAATAGTAGTGACGGTTGCATTTGTACAAGAGTACCGTTCTGAAAAATCCTTAGAAGAATTAAACAAATTGGTGCCACCAACATGTCATTG CTTACGAGAAGGCCATTTAGAAACATTTCTCGCTCGCAATTTAGTTCCTGGCGATATAGTTTATTTAAATATCGGGGATAGAGTACCTGCAGATATCAGGATATTCGAAGCGATAGATTTAGCAATCGACGAAAGCAGTTTCACCGGAGAAACTGAACCAGCACAAAAGTCAACTGCTCCGCTACTCAAAACTAATGGGTtgacgacgaagaagaatatTGCATTTATGGGTACGCTGGTGCGTTGTGGAAATGGCAAA GGTATAGTAGTCAACACAGGCGAGAAGAGTGAGTTTGGAGAAGTCTTTTCGATGATGCAAGCCGAAGAAGCACCAAAAACACCTCTGCAGAGGAGCATGGACATTTTGGGCACTCAGTTATCCTTTTACTCATTTTGTATTATTGGTATCATTATGCTTCTTGGCTGGATCCAGGGCAAAGCAATTCTTGAAATGTTTACCATCAGCGTGAGTTTGGCAGTAGCAGCTATACCTGAAGGTTTACCCATCGTGGTAACTGTAACTTTAGCTCTGGGCGTTATGAGGATGGCCAAAAGAAAGGCTATCGTTAAAAAGTTACCAACAGTTGAGACACTTG GTTGCGTGAATGTGATATGTTCCGATAAAACTGGTACTATCACAAAGAACGAGATGACCGCAACAATCTTAGTAACTTCGGAAGGATACGTGGCTGATATTACTGGCACTGGCTACAACGATAAGGGAGAAGTTCGAATTCGAAAATGCGACAATTACGATCAAGCTCGTATTTCTATTAACAATATGCTAGAAGTCGGATGTGTCTGTAACAATGCCATAATACAGGACGACACTCTGCTTGGTCAACCAACGGAAGGTGCGTTGATAGCGTTATCAATGAAATATGGAATGTACGAAGCCACAGAGAAATATGTGCGCCTAAAGGAGTATCCTTTTTCTTCGGAGCAAAAAATGATGGCTGTGAAATGTGCACCGAAGTATGGAGAG ATTAaggaagaaatattttttgtaaaagGTGCTATAGAGAAGATCTTGCCTCGATGTGCCAAGTATTCTGAGAACGGACAAGTATGTTTTCTTAATCAGGAGAAAGATGAAGCGTTCTTAAGAGAAGCCTACGAGATTGGGCAACAAGGATTAAGAG TAATTGGTTTAGCGCGTGGTACATCATTGCAAGATCTCGTATATGTTGGTTTGGTGGGAATATGCGATCCACCCAGACCACACGTTCACGAGTCGATTACAACTCTGATTAACAGTGGCGTTAAAGTCAAAATGGTCACAGGGGATGCCAAAGAAACTGCATCTGCAATAG CTACCATGATCGGGCTAGACACACTTCACTCGCGACTAATGTCTGGAGACGAGATCGACTTAATGACTGAACACCAGCTGGAGCAATGTATCAACAATGTTAGCGTGTTTTATCGGGTCACGCCTAAGCACAAATTATGCATTGTGAAGGCCTTGCAAAGGGAGGGCAACATAGTGGGCATGACTGGTGATGGAGTGAATGATGGAGTTGCCTTAAAAAAGGCGGACATAGGCATAGCTATGGGTAAAAATGGTACCGACGTTTGCAAGGAAGCTGCAGACATGATTTTAGTGGATGATGATTTCGCAACTATcat CGCTGCGATCGAAGAAGGAAAAGGAATTTTTCACAACATAAGGAATTTTGTAAGATTCCAGTTAAGTACTAGTATAGCAGCTCTTTCATTAATTGCTCTTGCCACTCTGATGGGGATACCGAATCCTTTGAATGCAATGCAAATTCTTtggattaatattattatggATGGGCCACCTGCTCAAAG TCTTGGAGTCGAACCAGTCGATAAAGATGTACTGAAACAGAAGCCACGTAACACCAAGGAACCAATGATCACTCGACATCTCATCATCAATGTACTATTGTCAGCCACTATAATCATTCTTGGCACTTTGTGGGTTTATAATAGAGAG ATGATTAATGGAAATACCGCAAGAGATACGACCATGACATTCACTTGCTTCGTATTCTTCGATATGTTCAATGCTCTAAGTTGTAGATCACAG ACGAAGTCGATATTCACCATTGGATTATGGAGtaataaaatgtttttggtAGCCGTGACGTTGTCGGTTATAGGACAGATGTTAGTGATCTACTTCCCACCATTGCAACGAGTTTTCCAAACTGAGGCTCTTACGGCAAAAG ACATTTTGTTCCTGGTTGCGTTAACGTCGAGCGTGTTTGTGATCAGCGAGTTGAAGAAGTTTATAGAGAGACAGCTGTATAGACGACGAGCAGGTACACAATATTACAGTAAATCTGAGATGGATTTCGTATGA
- the Asciz gene encoding ASCIZ zinc finger protein: MDSIKPAENVSGSVKIICPSTEELSVITNNVKCAKCGLVFQNEPRYRLHDLKVHQRKNLDKIAKESVEYRCPVESCVYAPNAERHFTSMKYLKQHYLKVHAKKTYACTRCEKSFSTEAAKEGHTRVCGIEYTCSCSKVYTSYEALLTHAKRSLHTINDKYKNSSRRTNSKTVRSILQINPTGINKLITILPINQNENNVSNNNNNDTKQKITMDVGVQTDEYKRNKRLSSPLKHINGHYQNGKRGVSKQTQTSISQKVRQNVMSMETQTTDASRVLKNSLKIQKRKKSSVSQNPDYTLLKEDLNLGNFTSPNLFPSSPLPLRHDVGLQDFWEEKSTSGTQTIPEKDMFEVLNDNVTQTDFETFYEHSTNPLIQCTPKSTVALMTLPYVEETSTTVEGYSFVSSNSISRSDPMLIDKTFDDKFSSIETQTEQDYSEPFFDSDTLTRSFALSSNIETQTTNNLDNMEQLLYSNTCTQTCNEILPPDLGLSNIQTQTAWTQLEDTTVSTETQTKSLICETGCNISMGACRSWLSTQTSHTETQTDLLSMFAGLQ; the protein is encoded by the exons ATGGATAGCATAAAACCGGCAGAAAATGTCTCGGGATCTGTCAAAATTATCTGTCCATCGACGGAAGAGCTGAGCGTGATCACGAACAACGTCAAGTGTGCGAAATGTGGTCTTGTATTTCAAAACGAGCCACGATATCGATTGCACGACCTCAAGGTGCATCAGCGTAAAAATCTAGATAAAATAGCTAAAGAAAGTGTCGAATATCGTTGCCCTGTCGAATCCTGTGTTTACGCACCGAATGCCGAAAGACATTTCACTAGCATGAAGTATCTTAAACAA CATTATCTTAAAGTACACGCAAAGAAAACGTATGCTTGTACTCGTTGCGAGAAAAGTTTCTCCACTGAAGCAGCCAAAGAAGGTCATACCAGAGTATGTGGAATCGAATACACATGTTCTTGTTCCAAAGTTTACACTTCTTACGAAGCGTTACTGACACATGCGAAACGATCTTTGCACACCATAAAtgacaaatataaaaattcatctAG ACGTACAAATTCAAAAACAGTTCGTTCGATTCTACAAATTAATCCGACCGGTATAAATAAGCTAATTACGATCCTACCGATAAATCAAAATGAGAATAACGTATCGAATAATAACAACAACGATACCAAGCAGAAAATTACTATGGACGTTGGTGTACAGACAGATGAGTATAAGAGAAATAAAAGGCTATCGAGTCCATTGAAACATATTAATGGTCATTATCAGAATGGAAAACGTGGTGTATCTAAGCAGACGCAGACAAGCATTTCTCAAAAAGTTCGACAGAACGTTATGTCTATGGAGACACAGACCACAGATGCTTCGAGAGTACTTAAAAATTCACTGAAGATTCAgaaacgtaaaaaaagttctgtgtCGCAGAATCCTGATTATACACTGTTGAAAGAAGACCTGAATCTTGGAAATTTTACATCTCCAAACTTATTTCCTAGTAGCCCATTGCCGCTTCGTCACGATGTTGGTTTGCAAGACTTTTGGGAAGAGAAGAGTACCTCGGGTACTCAAACGATACCTGAAAAAGACATGTTCGAAGTTTTAAATGACAATGTCACTCAAACAGATTTCGAGACGTTTTATGAGCATAGTACAAATCCACTGATACAATGTACTCCGAAGAGTACAGTTGCTCTGATGACTTTACCTTATGTGGAAGAAACATCCACGACTGTTGAAGGCTACTCATTTGTATCTTCGAATAGTATATCAAGATCGGATCCGATGCTTATAGATAAAACTTTCGACGATAAGTTCAGTAGCATAGAGACTCAGACCGAACAAGATTACTCGGAACCGTTTTTCGATTCGGATACCTTAACTAGATCGTTTGCATTAAGTTCTAACATTGAAACACAAACAACAAACAATCTAGATAATATGGAACAGTTGTTGTATAGTAATACATGCACGCAGACATGTAACGAAATACTACCGCCCGACTTAGGATTATCTAATATTCAGACGCAAACAGCATGGACTCAACTCGAGGATACTACTGTTTCTACCGAAACGCAAACAAAGTCGTTGATATGCGAAACTGGATGCAACATTTCAATGGGTGCATGTCGCTCCTGGTTAAGTACACAAACTAGTCATACCGAAACACAAACCGACTTACTTAGTATGTTTGCAGGTCTTCAATAA